The DNA sequence TTACAAAAATCTTGCCGAAGGTGTTAGAAAAGCTTCAGATGTATATGGGGGGAAAGATTATGCACTTGCTTTTGGTAAAAATGAAATGCCAGGATACCATACAGGCCCGGCATGCCATATAGGGGATCTAATTGGACTGAGGCATAGTCACCTAGACAATGCAGGATACTCTTTGGACCAGAAGGGCAAAGAATTTGATATAGAAGAATTAGTGGATGAACTTGTCGAAGAAGAGATGTGGAGACAGGTACTCTCAAGCCTAGTCGTATGTTTTTTTGCAAGAAATGTATATACGCCAGAAATAGTTTGTGAAGCTTTTAAACCGCTTGGGGTATCAATAGATAAAGAAACACTAGAAGATCTAGGAAAGAAGATCTATTTAGAAAAATTAAGGCTTAAACAAAAGATGGGCTTCAATATAAACTCATTAAATATTCCAGATAGAATATTTCAAACTGAATCCTCTAAAGGAAAAATAAGCAAAGATTATATTACTCAGGCTTTAGATTATTATTCTAAAAAAATGGGTAAAGTCTAATGTTCATTTATTTTTGAATATTCGCCTAACACTGAATCTTTAAGTTTATTGTCATTGATTGAGCAATGACTGTCAAGTATAGATTTATTTATCTGGGAATTTAATATTGAACTATTGTCAAAAATAACGGAATTACTAATTTTGGAATTATCTATCGTGCAATTTTCGCCTATGTATACGTTTGGACCTATAATTGAATTGTTTATTATTTTGGAATTATCTTTAATAACAACAGGCTCAATAATTTTTGAATTTTCATCTATTTCTATATTTCCAATATAATTCTTCATATAAATACTAAGTGATTCTAAATAAGAATCTGGTTTTCCTATGTCATGCCATAATCCTTCATGACAGGGAAACGCATATATTTCATCCTTTTCAGCTAAATAGCTAATGTAATCTCCTAGATTATCGACATTTCTTCCTTTTTCAATATACTCTAATAAAATATTTAGAGATTTTCTTGGAAGTATGTATATCCCCATTCCAGCAAGGGTAGAAGGTGGATTATCCGATTTTTCATGGAATTTTACTATTTTATCCTCCTCAAGTTCAGCTATCCCATACCTTTTAGCAAGATATTCTGCCTTTACATCATACAATGCAGTTAATGGTTTTTTATTTTTCTTAAAATATTCATAAAATTGCTCTAAACCAAATGTAAATAAATTGTCTCCTGCAATAAGAAAGATGTCATCATTTAGAATTTCATAAAGTTGCCCTAATGCTTTAACTGCGCCTAATTTCTCTTCTTCTTTTGTCGTTTTTTCTGCAATTACTTGAATACCCTTGTTCTTTGCCCATTTCTTAAAATCTTCTTCAAAAATTTGATTTGTTGATACGATTACTGGAAGATTGAATTTAGCAATTTTTGAGTAAACATGATCAATTATCGTTTCTTTTCCTATAGGCAATAATGATTTTGACCTTTTTCTAGTTATTGGCCATAATCTTGTTGCATATCCCCCGGCCATTATTACTATTTTCATGATTAATATATAATTTTAGAATAAATAAAATTAATGTTTTAAATTCTATAATAAGAATAATTTTTACTTATTTTGTCAAATATAGCTCATTTTAGTTTCAAATTTGACAAAAAAGCTTTTAAATATCTTTTACAAATATCATTGGATGGAAAATCCTAAAGGAGTAGTCCCTACATTTCCAAAATTATCATTTAGAAACTTAGCCATATTTCATATCTTATTAATTTCAGGATATTTGATATTTAAGAATATGATTAGTCTTAGTTTATTTGAATCCATAGCAATGCCATTAAACCTTGTGGCTGAAATTATATTAATTATTTGGTTTACTCTAATCATAGTAACGATTATTAGATTAATTACCTTTCTAGGAGGCAAATTAATTCCGAATATTAATCAATCAAAATGATCTTGGATAATCTTTGGATTTTACGGATATTGATATTGTTAATCAGTATTATTTTAAGTATTTTTATAATTAATATTCTCTTTTATATCCTAAAAAAGGTTGATAGGGCAAAAAAATATATTAATTTCTTTAAATCAAAGAAACCTTTGATATTTTTTTCTTTCTTTGTCATATTTGTCATTTTAAATAATTATCTTGATAGTGAAATTATGAAAATTGATGCTGTTTCTTCTATTATAAAAATTCTTGTTATTTTCAATTTTGCTTGGCTTTCTATCTCTTTAGTAAACGTCTTAAATGATTATCTTTACCAAATATTTAATATCTCAAAGAAGGATAATATAAAAGAAAGAAAAATAGTTACACAAATTCAATATATAAAATCTGTGCTAATATTCATAATTATTCTAATTAGCTGCTCTTTGATCTTAGTAAGTTTTGATAGTCTTAAAAATATAGGCGTAGGGCTAATTACTTCAGTTGGTGTCTTAGGAGTAGTCATCGGATTTGCAGCACAAAAATCATTTTCTAATCTATTGGCCGGATTTCAAATTGCATTTACCCAGCCAATTAGAATAGATGATGTAGTTGTAGTCGAAAAGGAGTGGGGCAGAGTAGAAGAAATAACATTAACATATGTAGTAGTATGCATATGGGATCAAAGGAGATTAATATTGCCTATATCATATTTTATAGATAATCCGTTTCAGAACTGGACAAGGACATCAGCAGAGGTGTGGGGAACTGTATTTTTTTACGTT is a window from the Methanofastidiosum sp. genome containing:
- a CDS encoding NDP-sugar synthase; the encoded protein is MAGGYATRLWPITRKRSKSLLPIGKETIIDHVYSKIAKFNLPVIVSTNQIFEEDFKKWAKNKGIQVIAEKTTKEEEKLGAVKALGQLYEILNDDIFLIAGDNLFTFGLEQFYEYFKKNKKPLTALYDVKAEYLAKRYGIAELEEDKIVKFHEKSDNPPSTLAGMGIYILPRKSLNILLEYIEKGRNVDNLGDYISYLAEKDEIYAFPCHEGLWHDIGKPDSYLESLSIYMKNYIGNIEIDENSKIIEPVVIKDNSKIINNSIIGPNVYIGENCTIDNSKISNSVIFDNSSILNSQINKSILDSHCSINDNKLKDSVLGEYSKINEH
- a CDS encoding mechanosensitive ion channel, yielding MILDNLWILRILILLISIILSIFIINILFYILKKVDRAKKYINFFKSKKPLIFFSFFVIFVILNNYLDSEIMKIDAVSSIIKILVIFNFAWLSISLVNVLNDYLYQIFNISKKDNIKERKIVTQIQYIKSVLIFIIILISCSLILVSFDSLKNIGVGLITSVGVLGVVIGFAAQKSFSNLLAGFQIAFTQPIRIDDVVVVEKEWGRVEEITLTYVVVCIWDQRRLILPISYFIDNPFQNWTRTSAEVWGTVFFYVDYKIPILEIKQEFHKILESSELWDKKVGVLQVTDTTEKTMELRGIVSAKDSPQLWDLRCYVREKMIEYIQKHYPDSLPKTRLEFSEKLK